Part of the Kryptolebias marmoratus isolate JLee-2015 linkage group LG20, ASM164957v2, whole genome shotgun sequence genome, CGGCCTCCGTGGAGTGCTGCGAAGGTCACAGTTCACCACTTCAGTCTCGGGGGAAGTGCGTACGGCGGCACGTTAAAAGCTCTGTGGAGGAGACGCGCTCACCTTGATGTATTTGATGACGTATCTCAGCTCCTTCTCGGTGTCTCTCAGTTTCTGCACCGACTTCAAAGAGGTTTCCTTGAgttttttctgcaggaacaCAACACATGAGCGTCACTCGGGGCAGGCTCTCCTGCTGCTCAGTGGAATAATTTTCCTTCAAGGTTTGCTTTCAGAGAGGAACGTTTTGATTTCACAGTCTAAGAATTGGATTACACAGGAAAGCCTTTGGTCTATCAGCCACAATAACATCTGAGCACAAAATAAGCCTGCAGGACTTTTCCACCTTCTCTGTGTTCAATTTTTTAACTGAGCTGTAGGAAAAAAGCATCCTGTACCTCAAACATAATACATATTTAGCCCCCATTGTGCCTCACCTCAAATTACAGAAACCAATGACATTAGAAATGAGTcactaaaaggttttatttacaggcaTCAGATTTTAGAAGGTGTAACGTGGAGTTTTATTATTGCATACACAGCGTATGTTTAGACAGTCTGCGTTTATTAAACAATGGCTCGTGCTTCCTTTATTTAACTATAATTAGAATGAAGTCTGGTAAATGTTCCTAGAAACCTTTTGGTTACCAACTAATCCAATTTGCATCACCTTTCCTTCAGGAAAACGTAGCTCCCAAACCTGAAGTCAGCCTTTAAAGACGTCACATTCATAATGACTCAGCCTCTCTCAGAGAGCAGCGAGTATTCATTTAGTGACTTTAGACATTAGGAATTATCACGTGTGTCAAAGTCAGTAACAGCCACCTAGGCAGAAATTTAACATATAAGTTAAAAGAGTGCTTGTAGCTACTTTTAAATGCGCTCATTTGTcaaaaagaattaaaacttaaaaaggcAGGGGACAAGTTTTCATTTGTGGCCCACTGAAAGAATCatgcaaaagctttttttcaaaatggccCTTTAgtttgcctttgtttttgttcagcgGCTCTGCTGTGTAATGCAACACctacaaggggaaaaaaataaaggtgttGCAGTTTCAGTTTAGTgtatctttctcttttttttttttataaagcattGAAACTATTGTTGTTGAGTTTGTCCTGAGGGGGGCAAAAATAATTGGAGAGTTTGggtataaagaaagaaaaactaatccAAATCAtcacagctacacacacacaggaaacaaggtGATCAGCTGTTAGGAAAGCTGACGTCACTGCATGAAGTTATTCCTACCAACTGGATGAAAACTTCTGACTTATTCTcgacattttaaactaaattgttCCTTTAAAGATGTTTCAAAAAAGGTACTAAAAGTCTCAGCATGAGGATATCGGTTTATATTCTGAAAGTACATCTAGACCCAGTGGCCACTGTGTTAAAAGGACAATAtgtcttaaatttaaaataagatttctCAAATCTGTAAAGTAAAGTGTTATCGTAGTTGAGAACATAAAAACTGTGGAGTGACCCTTTAATTCAAACACTTAATTTTGCATAAACACTgacataaaaactgttaaacGTTTTATGGCACAAATAAACCGTGGAGTGCTTTCATTAGGTTTGAGCTCTAGGAAAGATTTCCTCGAGTTCGGACTCACCTGTTGAGTGGCCCTCTCGTCCACCACGGGGGCCGTGTCGTGGCCCCTGTGCCTCTCTTTAACACACTGGGAGCACACGCACTGCTGGTCTGTGTGGCAGTACAGCCGCAGCAACTTGTTGTGCTGCTGGCACAGCTTCTCCCGCAGCTCGTCCGAGGCCGGGATCAGCTTGTGGGCCTTCCTGTGAAAGCGCTCTTCGTGGGCTTTCAGGTGAGCCGCGCAGTAAGACTCCAAGCACGAGAGGCAGGATTTCACAGCTCTGCCCTTTCTCCCCTTGCAAGCGCTGCATTTCACACCCTCCGGCTTGGCGGCTTGAACTCCAGTTTTCAGAAACTTTTCCACCACTTCAGCCAGGACCGTGTTTCGGCTCAGCAGAGGTCTCGGGTTGAACACCTGCCTGCACTGAGGGCAGCTGTACTGGTCCTTCTGCTTGGCCGTGCTCCAGTAGTCTTCGATGCAGTCCAGACAGTAGCTGTGCCCACAGGGGATAGTAACGGGGTCCCGCAACACCTCCAGGCACACCGAACAACAGAACTGGTCCTGCTCTATAGAGATAGTCGCAGCTGCCATTGCCTAAACTCTGGACTAAAGCAGGAAAAGAACAGAGCTGGGTGTAGCTCACAGGTGTGCTAATAACGGCCTCTCAGGTTTCACCTGTTCCAACCTGGAACCTCCAATCACAGCCGGCAAACCAAAAGTAGGCAGTCCCAGACAAACTGAGCAAAGATCCACCTCCTTTTGCTCACACACCAGGTGAGCTCCCCCGCAGGTGCGCTGACCTTCACATGTAATCTTAGACTCGAtgttttacagtgaaacacggcgtggtgtttgtgtgtgaagtcTGCTCCTGACGTCTGTTTAAACAGTGAAACATGAACCGACCCCCCCCATGTGTAACAAACACAACCTGGGaaagtttgcttgttttttaatgtagaaTCACAAATTATAACAagtttccaaaagaaaaaaaatgactatatacaaagtttctgttaaaaatgaggaatacttatttaaaaaaagcatacaaTCTAAAATATTACAAGTTTGAGTTCTTTCTAATACTGAACTACACCCTTGTTGGTCAATACTGCTTTTTTTGGAGTTTAATAATAACTTAACCACATCGTCAGCGACGCTCTCTTTATCTTTCCACCTCATTTTTAACGCAAAATTAGTTTATAATGcccaaactaaataaatattttaaaacatttgattcatGACTGGCAGTGGAGGTTTGCCTGATGATGCATGTGAAGTGTTCGGTTTCATATCCAGCCCGTCTACTTCCTCCTGGGGTGAGGCCGGCGCTGAAGGTGTCTCTGTCTGGATCCTGTTGAGAGTTTGGAGCCTGAGTGAACATAGAAGAGGAACATTTAGCAGCCCCCCCGGGGGAAAGCGGAAACACGATGAGGAGGacggtataaaaaaaaaaaaagaggacaggGAAAGATGCAATGATGAtgtaagaaaacacaacttccttTTATCTGACTGTAATGTCTGATTTGGTGTGATTTCTATTTGCTTTGCTCATTAAACGCTGCACGAGTTTTGCGACGGTTCTAGTTACCGAAAGGTGAGGAGAAGGCGAACGTGGGTGCAGCTGCCCCCGGAGCGAGGAACGGGTTCAGAGGATTGATGGGAGCCTGGTCAAGACCGAGGAGAGGGACCACTGCAGcagcaaagacacacacacacacacacacaaaaacaaacaaactgagttcCAGCAAAGTTTCACCTGAATCTGCTGCTTTCGTGCAGATTCAGCGAACAGCACCGTAAACAAACGTGCTGAGTCGGGAGTTTCTGCTGCCACAGAAGCAGGTTAGGATGGGAAGAGTTCTGGAAGTACAACTAAAATGTGGCAAATCAGACCCACAAAAGGGCGCGGGTGTTGCATAAcgcaaaaaacatacaaaccaAACTCGTTCTCACATATTTACACATCATATTAGTGTTTCTGTACACATTAAAAGGTGTGATATGTAATGAGCAAACTGAGCAAAACCGctctaggaaaaaaaaagaaaaaacggaTTTCCACAAAAAGGGTAAATATCTGCACCAATGAAAGAATAATTATCTGGTATAAtacattcattttgtttgtaaaaaaaacaatatttttaataagtttAATAACCATAAACCACAGGAGtcactaaatgttttatatttaacattaatCAGAGCTTTGATACTTTTAAGATTTATATTCCTGGTAGATTTCTTTCTCCCTAATAATTCACAAACATATATTTTGTAGGCAAAAGAATCAGAATTGCATCCTGCTGGTACAGTGCAAATGTTTGTTATATAAAATGCAGAACAATTGTTAAACGCTGCTTGAAATCTTTATCCAGGCTGAGGTATTCAAGCCCTTTGAACACCGAAGGTTTAATTTATTAAGAGCATCttgaaacctttaaaatttaaaacttatcTACTAAAAAAACCTTCTGAACCtcttaaactaaaaacactgaatagAAATGACTCAAACATGCAATGTCTAGacttttttgcacatttacatTTGCACTTATTTTCTTTTGGGTGGCTTAAAAACTATGCGGGAGGCTTAAAAGGTAAAGACAAATATTCAGTGGATTTGGTCTAAAACGGGCTAAAACCTAAAGGACGCAGATTTAAAGACAAGCGTGAACAGACTTACTCATTGGTGACTCCATCTGTGCCTGTGACCCAGTCTCACCAGGGAAGGTAGCGTCACACTGAACTGCAGGATTTTGAGGACCTACGATTCTTACATCTTTCACTACGATAAGAGGAAGGTTAAATAAGTGAGAGAGGAAGGAGTAGCTTGAAATGTCACTTGAAGACAAAGTCTACTTTACCTTTCTCATAGATGCTGACAAATCCTCCCTGACACACCTCCTGCAGAAGTCCCTTCACATCCGACACGGCTGTCATCACCGGGCCAAAGGAGAGGCCGGGACTCGCCACGAGCGAGGAGGACGCTGACAGCGCAGGCGGAGCTTGAAGGGACTGGCAGCTCTGAACAGAAACGAGAAGGAGATGGCGTTTGACCGTGTGCAGCTGAGTCACCCTCCTGAGAAACAGGCTCGAGAGAGATTACCTGAAGGAAATGGACAGGGTCCTCGATGTGGGACAGCTGGTCAAGTTCCGACTCGCTCTTCTTCAGCTCGGCGATTTCCTTCTGGAtcttctccagcagctgctccgcCTCGCTGACGGCCGCCTTTTCCTGGGCCTTGATTAGCTCCCTCACTTCGAAGCGCTTCAGCTCGATCGAGCGGATGAGCTCGGAGAAAACGGCGTCGCTCTCCTCAGCCGCGGCCCGTGCCGAACGCTAGGGAGAGATGCAGAGCAACAAACAGCAGGCAAGGAGTGAGGAAGGGGTTTCAACACGCCGCTGCTCCAGCAGGGTTCTCGAGTGTGCCAGCTGTTGTGGAAGTGAAGTCCTGCAACACGAGTGACAAGACTGAGTATCAGCACTTACAGTCAGAGAGAAAATTGCTTGTCTCAGCTCCTGTGcctctttttctctttgctgaATCTTCTCCTGGGAACTCTGTTTCATGTCACCGAGTTGcctctgaggaaaaaaacattcaaattagaAGTCACATTTACGAAATTAATACACGGCAGAAACCACTATACACTGGGTCAATTAAAACCAACGAAAGGCGCAGTAAATATCTTGTTACAATGTCCTGCTGAAAAACAGTGACTTTTGCCCCCAGACAGCAGGAGATTGTTGATTGTTCTCTTCGGGGCAGGACTAAACACCTCCCCTCCAACCCAaacctgctgaaaaaaaaaggacttatTGACGTCGTCTCTACGCTCCTAACCGATCGAACTTAACATTTAACTGGTGTTTTCAAAACACACCTTTAAGGTTTGTTAACTTGACTGTAAATCAGGCCACAGATTTGtttgtcaaacagaaaacaggagagaaaaaaaaagattttatccCGTCCTTTCACTTTCAACCTCATTAGATGAGTGGCAGAACAAGTCCTGTCTCTTGCACTGGGTCCTggctgtgtttttaatgtttttatttactctgGAGTGCATAACGTAAAGGCATGATTTGGGTCGTATTAAAGTCACACAAATCATACCTagcatgttgttttgttgtctctttctctccttcTAACACGTCAGGTTTGAACAGCTTGATGCTtttgtaaatgtgcaaaaaaaagcaCTCCAACTTTAAAAGGTTTACTGACTGGAAATAGAACAAGTAAAGAGTAAAGTAGCCTCCTTCAGGGGGGTTTAATGTTCATAAACATGAATCGTGGTGCTGCTGTGGTTCCTTTACCTGGGTGTGCTGTATTTCTGCCTCCACCAGCACCGTGTCGTGGCCCTTGTGCTCGTCCGTCAGACACAGGTAGCAGATGCAGCGCCTGTCGGAGCGGCAGTACACCTCCAGCAGCTTGTCGTGTCGGGGACAGATGGTCTCCTGGAGCCGCTTGTTCGCCGACACCAGCTTGTGCTTCTTGAAAGCAGCCGACTCGTAGTGGGGCTGGACGTGCAGATCGCAGTAGGAGGCCAAGCACACCAGGCACGACTTGacagctttgtttttcctgcccGTGCAGACGTCGCACTCCGGGTCGTCGGCTTCGGCCAAGCCTCGGTCCCCCTCCGCCGCCGCCGGGCCGTCCTCCTCCCGGAGGCCCGTCTTCTTGAACTTCTCCACCACGTCGGCCAGCATGGTGTTCCTGGCGAGCGGCGGCCTCGGGCTGAAGCTCTGTCGGCACTGCGGGCAGACGAAGACCCCGAGGAAGTCGTCCTGGTCCCAGTAGTTCTGGATGCAGTCCGAGCAGTAGCTGTGTCCGCACGGGATGGTGACCGGGTGCTTTAACACGTccagacagatggagcagttgaACTGGTCCCTGTCCAGAACAACTCCGGCCTGAGCcatctttcaaaacaaaacagacgaggtaaaaaaaaaaatgacggAAGAGTCGGGAACGAAGCTATcgtaaacacagctgctgctgctgctgctgctgccgtttACAGGAAGTGAACAAAGATGGAGGCGGAGCTAGAGCAGCGACACCGGAAACAGAAAGgcatttaaaaaagtaagaCTAATAAGTTTCAAAATAATCTCCTTTAAATCACGGATTCCTTCAGAACCACAAAATAACAACGCGTACAAATGAGCCTAATGACCCTGTTAAACGTGAACATAATGACAATTAAGAAACGTTTTTTATTAACTTACTACtgtatttaatatttgtaaCAACTTCAACTGAAATATGTCTTTAGGAATGATTTTTACTATTAATCTGATTTCCTTGAGGACCCTCAGATGGTATTTCATGTCCCACAGTGGGGCTCCTGCTCCATatttgggaatcattgctttATAAGAATagcactataaaaaaaaaacaatgttatctTAACAGTTTATAGCTTCTTTTTCCAGTACataaaaagtagcatttttgGGCTGTTAATACGCAATACTCAGTGCTTCACttttaagaaaaactaaaacacaatttccagagcagttttttaatttaaaatgcattaagATATTTAACCaacacaataaatgtttaataaatcaatttcaataaattaaagaacGATAAGTggaaagtaaaaacacaatccATAACGCCATACTTTAGTATAATTTAGAGGATTTCCTTTAGTGAGAGCATTGACAACATAAATATACAGATATAACAGCTTggacacacatttttaaaagtctaataTATCCTTTGCAAATAATACATTACTTTGGTcacaacaaaaagctgtgatGTATGGATGAGCAGGTTAcacatttcaatttattttctcaatAAGACCACTCAAACTTTCAGGTTTTCTTGTGCATTGCAGGTTTTGAAAAGTTGCCAGCAACCTCATGTTAACTTTTGCTTCTGATACCTGCTGATCAAAACTGCCAAACATTCCCTCAATTATCACATGCAGATCCAATCAAGAAGCTGTCCGTTTTATTCTATAAAAGAACGATAAAGTGCAGGTTAATATAGTCTTCAAAATGGAGTGGTCACTTTCAGATTATTAACAGGAATTATCCTGTTCAACATACTGACCTTGGGATAAAACATCTGTCAACACATGCTCATTATATCCATTCAAGTATAACATTACATACAGTATAcggttttctgttgttgttgttgttttttttgttgataaaagTTATTTCTCTCTTACTAAACTACAAGAAACAGGCttgaaaaatattgtttttttaaacatgcactGATGTCAGTGAAAGATTACTTTTTGCACCACATGCTAAACTGAAATTAGTTGATTTTCCTAAATGAGAACAAAGATGcctaaaatcagttttactcACAGTCAACTACTTAGTAGGCTGCAAGGGTAAAGCTATGTACTGGGCTCACTCTCTTTTCAAGTGAACAGTTTTCATATAGTTCAAGTTTTCATATGTAGCTGTCATAAATTCAATATTCCACAtcatacaaaaatacacagcagGACTGATTAACCCAAATCTGGGATACTGGAAGTCAGCTAAAACTCTCAAATGTTTATGTGTGGGTATGCAGAACTTATACATTTGTGCAATGCTAAGATATGTGTTTACACACATAATACAAGGTGTCTTGGTGAGGCTTCACTTGTTCTTATGCTCCAGTCCACTTTCTGCTCTCAGCGCCTGGCTGCTGGCTGAAATGAAGCTGATCCAGTGTTTGAGCTCCTCTGAAAACTCCGGGCACTCAATCTGCAAATGAAAGCATCGTGTAACACActgttaacaaaacaaagacaataatcTCTaatctgaaacagttttttcacAATGACAACAAAACGTTACCTTCTTTTTGCAGATAAATTCAATGATCCTCTCTGGGCTGCTGCCCACCACGTTCTGCCTACAGAGCATGACCGCAGATACGAAACCATCCTTCTTGGACACGAAGCGCTGCTCCAAGTAAAAGGCCTTCTCGTCCCACCCGAGCACTTTGGTGCGAATCTGAAAAAGCTCTCTGAAGACCAAAGAGCGACGGTAACGAATGGTAGAAGCACCGACGACCAGTTTGGCTCCTAATTTGCGTGAGGTCAGGAACAGCCCATTTCTCATGTAGTGGTGGAAGCGAGCAAAGTCACACTCTCTTAGATATCGGGAGTTGTTCATGTGCCCCAAGTAGTCCAAATCATGAGTGAGGACTATGCCGTCAAAGCTTTGTTCGGCGAGTATGTCCTCTATTCTGGGCTGGAACCATGCCTCAATGAACACCAGGGCCCCCCGCAGGAAGTACCACACGTCCAGGTTGcagaagagcagcaggagggCAAATAGCACTAGCAGCAGCATCTCTCTGGAACAACAGTCCAAATGTCAAATTCAAGAAACAAAAGTAATGCACCAAGtcaatttataaataaattataacatTATCTGTTTTTGGCTTCTGGAGCTGTGAAATGTGAAGATCTGCAATAATTCCCAAAATAAATGGTTTCtttcaagttttttatttatttatttatttttctaaattcatgACTACACACATGAATGTATATTGATTTAATGTTTCACTGAAGAtgtacatgaaaataaaaagggagtTCCTCCCTAACTGAAAGCACCGAGGGAGCGAATTCACACAGTGAGGCAATGCAACCTTGACAGGACTGGAGAGCTAACGCTACACCGTCCAAATGAATTGACAGCCAAATATGTTAGCTTAGCCGCTAGCTGCAGGAAGCCGGTGGCCTTAGCGGGAGAGCGGACAAATACTAAGGCGGAAGTCGCAAGGGTCCGCTTTCTCAATGTCAAACTTCAAGTATCGGCTATAAAACAGACATAAGTATTATTCTATTACAGTGTAACTCACTGTGCGTTCCGCAGAAAGCGCTAACATGAGATGAGATGCAACTTCGAGAAAGCCGGTAGGTTCGATCACAGACATATGGACATGACTTCCGGGTGTGTGACGACACGCAGCATGATTGGCTGGCTTGTTGGCATAGTTACAGCTTTATTTTAGTCTCTCTTGACCATGTCGTTTTAATGCAGGTGATCGATTGTAACATTTTGAATGCTCTGCagaatttatacatttttattcagtttcaaCTTACAAAAATGCAATCATTAAAcgtcagccttttctttttttttctttgtctctgtttgtaTTGCTGCATTAATGCATACAATCAATTTATAATTCTCCATATTcttatttcataaaaaagtaGATAAATATTGGGCTATATTTAAATTCCATTGGTTCAGTACATCTCAAATATAACTAGAAGAACCTGGAGAGCACAAATCTCTGTGAAGACCAATTATCAATAGGTTATAATGAGACTAATCAAGATGATGTCATCAACatgtgacatcatcactgtATGTTGACCCCATTAGGTCATTAACAAATTCTAGTTGCCGGATCGTGATTCTGTTCACCACCAAATTATAATcgtttgttctttgtgacaacctcattatttcctgaacatttcatcaaaatccgttcattactttttgagtaatttcgtgcacagacagacaaacactaccaaaaacacaTACCTTCTGAATGGAGGTCAAtatctgagatattttgtttgaaaagaaGTTTCAGTGAGTTGTTTTGACATTTGTAAATAACACCCCTGggaataatctgtttttttctttatctagGTCAGTGTAATTGACTACAATTATCAGAATATCAATAGGACAGAAACAGATAATATACAGATTCTATCTccttttcctctgtttcttctcatttcttttaaaataacctCTGAGGTTTCCAATTTAAAGATCTGGGTAACAGTTGCTCAGAATTTCAgcctttaaatatatatatgtggttAGTTTTAATGCTCAGCTGAGAATTAAACTGATCATTAAACTGCAGAAGTTGGCCTCAGTCAGCGCTGTAATGAGTCTCATTATGcaagttaatattaaaattcattcaggtTTAATTTTTAGTGCTgtataaacaaaaaactcttCATCACTGCATTCTTAAGGACATTTTATCACCATAAAACAACTTGCAATCAGGGAAGAATGGAGTTTCTCTTCTTATCTGTAATCTTTAGTACTGAGAACTGAGCAGAGGTCACAGCTTCACCTTTGGATAcagtaaaaactattttattttattgttcttataAGATGATACAAATCATGTAGTCGAAATATCTTTTCCATTACTAAAAAAGACAATGGATCAACACTTTCAACCCTCAAAGCACTAAATAAAGTTATTCCAGTGATCCGCCTGTAAATAATTAAAGCTTGATTTTCCAAAGTCTACCCTCAGTGCAAAATGTAGGCACAGCTGTGCATTAGTCAAGTAAATGTGTCGGGAAGACAAATCCCTCTCTCTACATGAGACTGTTGGACCGGTAAACTGTCAGGTTTATAAAAGGTTAGCACTAATAGCTGTCTGTTCAGTTCCTTATTTGTTCTTCTCGTCCAGGCCACTCTCAGCCCGGAGGGCCTGGCTGCTGGCAGAGATGAAGTTGACCCA contains:
- the ftr67 gene encoding finTRIM family, member 67; translation: MAQAGVVLDRDQFNCSICLDVLKHPVTIPCGHSYCSDCIQNYWDQDDFLGVFVCPQCRQSFSPRPPLARNTMLADVVEKFKKTGLREEDGPAAAEGDRGLAEADDPECDVCTGRKNKAVKSCLVCLASYCDLHVQPHYESAAFKKHKLVSANKRLQETICPRHDKLLEVYCRSDRRCICYLCLTDEHKGHDTVLVEAEIQHTQRQLGDMKQSSQEKIQQREKEAQELRQAIFSLTRSARAAAEESDAVFSELIRSIELKRFEVRELIKAQEKAAVSEAEQLLEKIQKEIAELKKSESELDQLSHIEDPVHFLQSCQSLQAPPALSASSSLVASPGLSFGPVMTAVSDVKGLLQEVCQGGFVSIYEKVKDVRIVGPQNPAVQCDATFPGETGSQAQMESPMMVPLLGLDQAPINPLNPFLAPGAAAPTFAFSSPFGSKLSTGSRQRHLQRRPHPRRK
- the LOC108241681 gene encoding protein THEM6 — encoded protein: MLLLVLFALLLLFCNLDVWYFLRGALVFIEAWFQPRIEDILAEQSFDGIVLTHDLDYLGHMNNSRYLRECDFARFHHYMRNGLFLTSRKLGAKLVVGASTIRYRRSLVFRELFQIRTKVLGWDEKAFYLEQRFVSKKDGFVSAVMLCRQNVVGSSPERIIEFICKKKIECPEFSEELKHWISFISASSQALRAESGLEHKNK